A window of Thermosynechococcus sp. NK55a contains these coding sequences:
- a CDS encoding exopolysaccharide biosynthesis protein yields MAKLSTDLEYAFLSPVPSPRHGEVLTQPLVSLAEIVQLAGERTFGFLLAVLSLPSALPIPAPGYATPFGIVLLLLGWQLLVGASVPWLPPWLLKRTMPRSQMQKIVRTALPWLRRIELISRPRWRFICTTRGGRLGLGVTVSLMAISMILPIPGTNTIPAMGIFTIGFGLLDDDGLISLAGVVISLIGLAVTTSILIALAWGGNSLLDVLKAWLHL; encoded by the coding sequence ATGGCAAAATTGTCCACAGACCTGGAATATGCCTTTTTGAGTCCTGTGCCCAGCCCTAGGCATGGAGAGGTTTTAACGCAACCACTGGTGTCCTTGGCAGAGATTGTTCAGTTGGCGGGGGAGCGAACCTTTGGCTTTTTGCTGGCCGTTCTTTCGTTGCCATCGGCGCTGCCCATTCCAGCCCCCGGTTACGCCACACCCTTTGGCATTGTGCTGTTACTGTTGGGTTGGCAATTGCTTGTGGGTGCCTCAGTCCCTTGGCTGCCGCCGTGGCTGCTCAAGCGCACGATGCCGCGCTCCCAGATGCAGAAGATTGTGCGCACAGCTTTGCCTTGGCTGCGACGGATTGAATTGATCTCCCGTCCCCGCTGGCGCTTCATTTGCACGACCCGAGGCGGACGTTTGGGCTTGGGGGTTACTGTATCGCTGATGGCGATCTCGATGATTTTGCCTATTCCCGGCACCAACACCATTCCCGCCATGGGCATTTTTACAATCGGCTTTGGTCTTTTGGATGACGATGGTTTGATTAGCCTGGCAGGGGTGGTTATCTCTTTGATTGGTCTAGCAGTCACCACATCAATTTTGATTGCCCTTGCATGGGGCGGCAATAGCCTCCTGGATGTATTGAAGGCATGGCTGCATTTGTAA
- a CDS encoding DUF6464 family protein, with amino-acid sequence MATPSDLPTELHLINPRRSLGQVYLDWTPQPGCHVDHEGETYTVLERRHRYRFRGGRYQLEKIALYVQPSDTLSDRHLVNGQWVIGDPSCRWNALSPLLRCAVNPQGSCQACRDYQPREP; translated from the coding sequence ATGGCAACCCCATCTGACTTACCGACAGAGTTGCACCTGATTAATCCCCGGCGATCGCTAGGGCAGGTTTATCTCGACTGGACACCCCAACCCGGTTGCCATGTGGATCACGAAGGGGAAACCTATACAGTGTTAGAACGCCGTCATCGCTACCGGTTTCGTGGTGGACGCTATCAACTGGAAAAAATTGCCCTCTATGTGCAGCCCAGTGACACCCTTAGCGATCGCCATCTCGTGAATGGACAGTGGGTGATTGGGGATCCCTCCTGCCGCTGGAATGCCCTTTCACCCTTGTTGCGCTGTGCTGTGAACCCTCAGGGCTCCTGCCAAGCGTGTCGAGATTACCAGCCTCGAGAACCTTAG
- a CDS encoding glycogen/starch/alpha-glucan phosphorylase gives MTSLIPPGCPTVLTEDDRTGTSIETLRRAFMDNLFFIQGRFPEVATKNDYYLALAYTVRDRLLLRWLNSAKTYRDQESRTVCYLSAEFLLGPHLGNNLINLGLYEAVEEAMRQTGLNLKELLDQEEEPGLGNGGLGRLAACYMDSLATLEIPAIGYGIRYEYGIFDQEIRDGWQVEITDKWLRYGNPWEIPRPELILQVKFGGYTYSYTDDQGRYRVVWQPHQVIQGVAYDTPILGYKVNTANLLRLWRAEAVESFDFQAFNTGDYYGAVNQKIASENITKVLYPNDEQLQGKELRLMQQYFFCSCALQDMIRLYKQSGKQDLSRFHEKFTVQLNDTHPAISVAELMRLFVDEHLMPWEQAWDITRRTFAYTNHTLLPEALEKWPLDLFGSLLPRHLQIIYEINRRFLDEVRLQYPGDNDRLRRLSIIDESDCRYVRMAHLAAVGSHAINGVAALHSELLKKTVLKDFYELTPEKFSNKTNGVTPRRWMVLSNPRLTRLITERIGEDWLKHLDQLRQLEPLAEDAEFAAQWQSVKHGNKERLAEYIRDRLGVTVDPHSLFSILVKRIHEYKRQHLCVLNVITLYQMLKDNPQLEMVPQTFIFGGKAAPGYYMAKLIIKLINSVAEVINRDPAVRDRLRVVFLPNYSVTLGQQVYPAADLSQQISTAGYEASGTGNMKFALNGALTIGTLDGANVEIREEVGAENFFLFGHTVEQLQELWRNGYRPWEFANSNPRLKRVLDLIASGYFSHGDTELFRPLVQHLWQNDRYCLLADYQSYVDCHQRVLQVYQQDQAQWAKMSILNVARMGKFSSDRAIREYCQDIWHVQPVKVVLPATSYLTSPGQ, from the coding sequence ATGACCAGTCTCATTCCGCCCGGTTGTCCTACAGTGCTCACGGAAGACGATCGCACCGGTACGAGCATTGAAACCCTGCGGCGCGCCTTTATGGATAATCTCTTCTTTATCCAAGGGCGATTTCCCGAAGTGGCGACGAAAAATGATTACTACTTGGCCTTGGCCTACACCGTGCGCGATCGCCTACTGTTGCGCTGGCTGAATTCTGCAAAAACCTATCGAGATCAAGAAAGCCGCACTGTTTGCTATCTCTCCGCCGAATTTTTGCTAGGGCCACACCTTGGCAATAACCTAATTAACCTCGGACTCTATGAGGCCGTTGAAGAAGCCATGCGGCAAACCGGTTTGAACCTCAAAGAACTCCTCGATCAGGAGGAGGAGCCGGGGTTGGGGAATGGCGGGTTGGGACGCTTGGCCGCCTGCTATATGGATTCTCTCGCTACATTGGAAATCCCCGCCATTGGCTATGGCATTCGCTATGAGTACGGTATCTTTGACCAAGAAATTCGCGATGGTTGGCAAGTCGAGATTACCGACAAGTGGTTACGCTATGGCAACCCTTGGGAAATTCCCCGACCGGAATTGATTTTGCAGGTGAAGTTTGGCGGCTACACCTATAGCTATACCGATGATCAGGGCCGCTATCGGGTTGTTTGGCAACCCCACCAAGTGATTCAGGGAGTGGCCTATGACACCCCCATCTTGGGCTACAAGGTGAATACCGCCAATCTTCTGCGTCTATGGCGGGCAGAGGCGGTGGAGTCCTTTGACTTTCAAGCCTTTAACACAGGCGATTACTACGGCGCTGTCAACCAAAAAATTGCTTCAGAAAACATCACGAAGGTCCTCTATCCCAATGACGAGCAGTTGCAGGGCAAAGAACTGCGGCTGATGCAGCAGTATTTCTTCTGCTCCTGTGCCCTTCAGGACATGATCCGCCTCTACAAACAATCGGGCAAACAAGATCTGAGCCGCTTCCATGAGAAGTTCACCGTTCAGTTGAACGATACCCACCCAGCCATTTCAGTGGCGGAATTGATGCGCCTGTTCGTCGACGAGCATCTCATGCCTTGGGAGCAGGCATGGGACATTACCCGCCGAACCTTTGCCTACACCAACCACACCCTCCTGCCCGAGGCACTGGAAAAATGGCCCCTAGATCTCTTTGGCTCCCTCTTGCCCCGCCACTTGCAAATCATCTATGAAATCAACCGTCGTTTCCTAGATGAGGTACGCCTGCAATACCCGGGGGATAACGATCGCCTGCGGCGGCTGTCCATTATCGATGAAAGTGACTGTCGCTATGTGCGCATGGCCCACTTGGCAGCGGTGGGGAGTCATGCCATCAACGGCGTGGCAGCACTGCACTCAGAACTCCTGAAAAAAACGGTGCTCAAGGATTTCTACGAACTGACACCAGAGAAATTCTCCAATAAAACCAATGGCGTCACCCCCCGGCGCTGGATGGTGCTCAGCAATCCGAGATTAACCCGCCTGATTACCGAACGCATTGGCGAAGATTGGCTGAAGCACTTGGATCAACTGCGGCAATTGGAACCCTTGGCAGAGGATGCCGAGTTTGCAGCCCAATGGCAATCGGTGAAGCATGGGAACAAGGAACGCCTTGCGGAATACATTCGCGATCGCCTAGGGGTAACGGTGGATCCCCATTCCCTCTTCTCGATCTTGGTGAAGCGCATCCACGAATATAAACGCCAGCACCTGTGTGTCCTCAATGTCATCACGCTTTACCAGATGTTGAAGGACAACCCCCAACTGGAGATGGTGCCCCAAACGTTTATTTTTGGCGGCAAGGCGGCCCCAGGCTACTATATGGCCAAGTTAATCATTAAGCTCATTAACTCCGTGGCTGAGGTGATTAACCGTGATCCAGCGGTGCGCGATCGCCTAAGGGTCGTCTTTTTGCCCAACTACAGCGTAACGCTAGGGCAGCAGGTCTATCCAGCAGCGGATCTTTCCCAGCAAATTTCAACAGCCGGCTACGAAGCCTCAGGCACAGGGAATATGAAATTTGCCCTCAATGGGGCGTTGACGATTGGCACCCTCGACGGCGCCAACGTGGAAATTCGCGAAGAGGTGGGGGCTGAAAACTTCTTCCTCTTTGGTCACACGGTAGAGCAATTGCAGGAATTGTGGCGCAACGGCTATCGCCCCTGGGAGTTTGCCAATAGCAACCCAAGGCTGAAGCGGGTGCTCGACCTCATTGCCTCGGGGTACTTTTCCCATGGCGATACGGAACTCTTTCGGCCCCTGGTTCAGCACCTCTGGCAAAACGATCGCTATTGCCTCTTGGCAGACTACCAAAGCTATGTGGACTGCCACCAACGGGTCCTTCAGGTCTATCAACAAGATCAAGCCCAATGGGCAAAAATGTCAATTCTCAATGTGGCACGGATGGGGAAATTTTCTAGCGATCGCGCCATTCGCGAGTACTGCCAAGACATCTGGCACGTTCAACCGGTGAAAGTTGTCCTACCGGCAACGTCCTACCTGACCTCCCCAGGGCAGTAG
- a CDS encoding MoxR family ATPase, translating into MRALFHRLQQRLNEIVVGQGAIAQGLIVALLAEGHVILEGVPGTAKTLLVKLLARLIAAEFRRIQLTPDVLPADILGTSIFDFNSRTFRLRKGPIFTQVLLADEINRTPPKTQAALLEAMEERQVTLDGTTLALPGLFWTVATQNPLEFEGTYPLPEAQLDRFLVKLVVSYPEPNAERQMLENALAGFEARDLDQLNLEPLITVEQVLAARQQVRQVHVEPVVLDYLLALVQASRQHPELLLGASPRAAVGWLRATQAQAWLADRPYVTPEDVKAIAIPLLQHRLILKPEAQLDGTTLPQVIQSILAKVAVPR; encoded by the coding sequence GTGAGAGCGCTTTTCCATCGTTTGCAGCAGCGTCTCAATGAGATTGTGGTTGGTCAAGGGGCGATCGCCCAAGGATTAATTGTGGCTCTCCTCGCCGAAGGCCACGTCATCCTTGAGGGGGTGCCGGGCACTGCCAAAACCCTGCTGGTCAAGCTCCTCGCTCGCCTGATTGCAGCGGAATTTCGCCGTATCCAACTCACCCCCGATGTTCTCCCCGCTGATATTCTCGGTACGAGCATTTTTGACTTCAACAGTCGCACATTTCGCCTGCGCAAGGGGCCAATTTTTACCCAAGTACTGCTGGCGGATGAAATTAACCGCACACCGCCCAAAACCCAAGCGGCTCTCCTAGAAGCGATGGAAGAACGGCAGGTGACCCTCGACGGCACTACCCTCGCCCTCCCTGGTTTATTTTGGACAGTGGCCACCCAAAACCCCTTGGAATTTGAGGGAACCTATCCCTTGCCCGAGGCCCAACTGGATCGCTTTCTTGTGAAGCTGGTGGTGTCCTATCCAGAGCCAAACGCTGAACGGCAAATGCTGGAAAATGCCCTTGCAGGCTTTGAAGCCCGCGATCTCGATCAACTCAATTTGGAGCCCTTGATTACCGTAGAGCAAGTTTTGGCAGCACGACAGCAGGTGCGGCAAGTCCATGTGGAGCCGGTGGTGCTAGATTATCTTTTGGCGTTGGTGCAGGCCAGTCGTCAACATCCCGAACTCCTTTTGGGGGCTTCCCCACGGGCGGCAGTGGGCTGGCTACGTGCTACCCAAGCCCAGGCCTGGCTAGCGGATCGCCCCTACGTCACTCCTGAGGATGTGAAGGCGATCGCCATCCCCCTACTGCAACACCGTTTGATCCTCAAGCCCGAGGCCCAGTTAGACGGCACCACGCTGCCCCAAGTGATCCAAAGTATTCTTGCCAAAGTTG